From a single Fulvivirga ulvae genomic region:
- a CDS encoding beta-ketoacyl-ACP synthase III, protein MRYSKIAGVGHYVPERVVTNDDLSKLMDTNNEWIIERTGIRERRFIDSKKDTVANMAAKATHMALERANLKVEDIDFIVLATITPDYFFPGSGVLLQRELGLESIGALDIRNACSGFIYALSTADQFIKTGMYKNILVIGAEIQSTALDLTTRGRGTAVIFGDGAGAVVLQPSEKPGILSSHLHSDGRYAEELYVKDPGSSRPHEERQPEQILDTSTFKVHMNGNMVFKHAVVRFHEVIMEALDANNLTKDDIDLLIPHQANLRISNYIQQKLGLPEEKLYNNIMRYGNTTAGSIPIAMSEAWGEGKIKDDDLICMAAFGSGFTWASSLIKW, encoded by the coding sequence ATGCGCTATTCGAAAATTGCCGGAGTTGGTCATTATGTACCTGAGAGAGTGGTCACAAACGATGACCTGTCCAAGTTAATGGACACCAATAATGAATGGATCATCGAAAGAACCGGTATCCGCGAAAGAAGGTTTATTGACTCTAAAAAAGATACAGTAGCCAACATGGCTGCAAAAGCAACCCATATGGCACTGGAACGTGCCAACTTAAAAGTTGAAGACATTGATTTCATTGTGCTTGCTACTATAACGCCTGACTATTTCTTTCCTGGCTCAGGAGTGCTTTTGCAACGCGAGCTCGGCTTAGAATCCATAGGAGCACTTGATATCAGGAATGCCTGCTCCGGTTTTATATATGCTCTGTCTACGGCAGATCAGTTTATCAAAACAGGGATGTACAAAAACATTCTGGTCATCGGTGCTGAAATACAATCCACAGCCCTTGACCTTACCACCCGCGGCAGGGGCACGGCCGTGATCTTTGGCGATGGTGCTGGTGCAGTAGTTTTGCAGCCGTCAGAAAAGCCCGGTATACTATCTTCTCACTTACACTCTGATGGCCGGTATGCGGAAGAACTCTATGTTAAGGATCCCGGTAGCAGTCGCCCGCACGAAGAGAGGCAACCAGAGCAGATACTGGATACGTCTACATTTAAAGTGCATATGAACGGCAACATGGTTTTTAAACATGCCGTTGTACGCTTTCATGAAGTAATTATGGAGGCCCTGGATGCCAATAATTTAACAAAGGATGATATTGACCTGTTAATACCCCATCAGGCTAACCTCAGAATCAGCAATTACATCCAGCAAAAGCTTGGATTACCTGAAGAAAAGTTGTATAATAACATTATGAGATATGGCAATACCACTGCCGGCTCTATTCCGATCGCTATGAGCGAGGCTTGGGGAGAAGGAAAAATAAAAGATGATGATCTGATTTGTATGGCGGCTTTCGGAAGTGGATTTACATGGGCTTCTTCACTTATTAAATGGTAA
- a CDS encoding YybH family protein, translated as MNYFLLSFIIAFVLPQDEADDTIKRLNKQMEEAFNAGELQKVAGFYLDDAYLISPGDKTITTRANIDESWTSIKNPVKWELEVIEVTKDEKSIYDNEYWKALKNKPPEWRAQGIDIDNNQQLVYQLGHSKLTTMRDGKENTSEVDFILIWKYTDEGYKILLDTYTWQ; from the coding sequence ATGAATTACTTTTTGTTGTCATTCATTATTGCCTTTGTTTTGCCTCAGGATGAGGCCGATGATACGATAAAGCGGCTCAATAAACAGATGGAAGAAGCATTTAATGCCGGTGAGCTTCAGAAGGTAGCAGGTTTTTATCTCGATGATGCCTACCTGATCAGCCCCGGAGATAAAACAATTACCACCAGAGCCAATATAGATGAATCCTGGACCAGTATAAAGAATCCTGTTAAATGGGAGCTTGAGGTAATAGAAGTGACAAAAGATGAGAAATCTATTTACGACAATGAATACTGGAAGGCACTGAAAAACAAGCCTCCGGAGTGGAGGGCGCAAGGAATTGATATCGACAACAATCAACAATTGGTGTATCAGTTGGGTCATTCGAAGTTGACCACCATGCGGGACGGAAAGGAGAATACCAGTGAAGTTGATTTTATTTTAATATGGAAATATACTGATGAGGGCTATAAAATATTATTAGATACTTATACCTGGCAATAA
- a CDS encoding ABC transporter permease, which yields MFKNYFKIAVRNLINKSGYSFINIFGLAVGLSCCLLLVLYITDERSYDRFHEQSENIYRVNATYEYGGSSAKMYNTPTALLPGILREFSEVKTGTRLFDVSIFSPVVVQYNLQKFQEKKFFYADSTFFNVFSFEMIQGNPSTALVQPNSLVITESAAKKYFGDTNPMGKVLKINNTQDFQVTGVVEDTPNNSHFHFDFLASFYSLNASKSETWYSANYATYIVFENTASQHKLEKEITTFVTAQLGEEFASSGYSFSYDLMPITDIHLYSDVQAEMEPQGSIENVYIFTVIGILILLIACINYMNLATARSADRAREVGMRKVMGAFKKQLFYQFMGESVIITLLATAISIVIVSMVLGPFNAFTGKTLTTDHLLAPNILTGLSAIVIVVSLLAGAYPALSLASFQPGDVLKGSFRRSAKGNLLRKMLVVVQFSISIFLIIGTLVIYKQLNFMRDKKLGYNKENVLVISTDKEVNKNFERIKQQLEAKPDVLGVSIVSENPANINGGYSIHVEGMEGEKTLSVNAVTVDKDFVSNLGMEMIEGKPFTEADTERSTREDSNDREYSFLVNEELARQILLSPEDIVGRRAMLNGRNGIVKGVLSDFHFSSLKNKINPLVLFIEPAQYNEILIRIKPADMERTLASVGALWAELVPHRPFDYRFLDQEYQKLYDNELRLGDIFTLFASLAIIIACLGLFGLVAFTVEQRTKEIGIRKVLGATIANLFLLVSTDFTRLVLLAFLITAPLAYYAMSQWLSDFEYRVTVGLLPVLVAIFLALLLSLITISYQSVKAALMNPVDTLRNE from the coding sequence ATGTTCAAAAACTACTTTAAAATTGCAGTCAGAAACCTTATAAACAAATCTGGCTATTCATTTATCAATATTTTCGGCCTGGCTGTAGGCCTTTCATGCTGTTTGCTACTAGTGCTTTATATAACTGATGAGCGCAGTTATGACCGTTTTCACGAACAATCAGAAAATATTTACAGGGTAAACGCCACCTATGAATATGGGGGTTCTTCCGCAAAAATGTATAATACTCCAACGGCTCTGCTACCTGGCATTCTCAGAGAATTTTCTGAAGTAAAAACAGGAACACGACTTTTTGACGTAAGTATCTTTAGTCCTGTTGTGGTGCAATACAATCTGCAGAAATTTCAGGAGAAGAAGTTCTTTTACGCCGACAGTACATTTTTTAATGTATTCAGCTTCGAAATGATTCAGGGTAACCCATCTACCGCCCTGGTACAACCCAACTCGCTGGTAATCACAGAATCAGCAGCAAAAAAGTATTTTGGTGATACGAACCCAATGGGTAAGGTACTTAAGATCAATAATACGCAGGATTTTCAGGTGACGGGTGTAGTTGAGGATACCCCGAATAACTCACATTTTCATTTTGATTTTCTGGCCTCATTTTATAGTCTTAATGCCTCCAAAAGTGAGACATGGTACAGCGCCAATTATGCTACCTATATCGTTTTTGAAAATACTGCAAGCCAGCATAAGCTTGAAAAGGAGATTACCACATTTGTGACGGCACAGCTTGGAGAAGAGTTTGCCAGCTCTGGTTATAGTTTTTCTTATGACCTTATGCCAATTACTGATATTCACTTATACTCTGATGTGCAGGCGGAAATGGAGCCACAGGGAAGCATAGAAAATGTTTACATTTTTACTGTAATAGGTATTCTCATTCTTTTAATAGCTTGTATCAATTATATGAACCTGGCCACTGCGAGATCTGCTGACCGTGCGCGTGAAGTAGGCATGAGAAAAGTAATGGGCGCTTTTAAAAAGCAACTCTTTTATCAATTTATGGGCGAATCGGTGATCATTACATTGCTTGCCACGGCTATTTCTATTGTTATAGTAAGCATGGTATTAGGGCCGTTTAATGCCTTTACGGGTAAAACATTGACCACGGATCACCTGCTGGCTCCTAATATTTTGACAGGGCTCTCTGCTATTGTTATCGTGGTCAGCCTGTTGGCAGGGGCATATCCTGCGCTTAGCCTGGCATCTTTCCAGCCTGGCGATGTACTTAAGGGCAGCTTCAGGAGATCAGCCAAAGGTAACCTCCTGAGAAAAATGCTTGTGGTGGTGCAGTTTTCCATATCCATATTTCTGATTATAGGTACACTGGTGATCTATAAGCAGCTTAATTTTATGAGAGATAAGAAACTGGGGTACAATAAGGAAAATGTGCTGGTAATATCTACCGACAAGGAAGTAAATAAAAACTTTGAGCGAATAAAACAGCAGTTGGAGGCAAAGCCGGATGTATTAGGGGTATCCATAGTCTCTGAAAATCCGGCAAACATTAATGGAGGCTATAGTATACATGTAGAAGGCATGGAAGGCGAGAAGACTCTGTCTGTTAACGCCGTTACGGTGGATAAGGATTTTGTTTCAAACCTTGGAATGGAGATGATTGAAGGTAAACCTTTTACGGAAGCGGATACCGAGCGATCGACCAGGGAAGACAGCAATGACAGGGAATACAGCTTTTTGGTCAATGAAGAGCTGGCCAGGCAAATATTGCTTTCCCCTGAAGATATAGTAGGGCGCAGGGCAATGCTGAACGGACGGAATGGTATAGTAAAAGGTGTGCTCAGCGACTTTCATTTTTCATCTTTAAAAAACAAGATAAACCCCCTGGTACTGTTTATAGAACCTGCCCAGTACAATGAAATACTCATAAGGATCAAGCCGGCTGATATGGAGCGAACTCTGGCAAGTGTAGGTGCATTGTGGGCAGAGTTGGTGCCTCACCGTCCATTTGACTATCGCTTTCTGGACCAGGAGTATCAAAAACTGTATGATAATGAATTAAGGCTTGGCGACATCTTTACCCTTTTTGCAAGCCTCGCCATCATCATTGCCTGTTTAGGATTATTCGGACTGGTGGCTTTTACGGTAGAGCAGCGTACTAAGGAGATCGGTATAAGAAAAGTACTGGGGGCAACTATAGCCAATTTGTTTTTGCTTGTATCAACGGATTTTACCAGATTGGTGTTACTTGCATTTCTTATCACTGCACCCCTGGCTTACTATGCCATGTCGCAGTGGCTGTCAGATTTCGAGTATAGAGTAACTGTTGGGTTATTGCCGGTGTTGGTTGCTATATTTCTGGCTTTGCTGCTTTCACTTATCACAATCAGCTATCAGTCGGTTAAAGCTGCACTCATGAATCCTGTGGACACGTTGAGGAATGAATAA